One region of Haladaptatus cibarius D43 genomic DNA includes:
- a CDS encoding DUF5811 family protein, giving the protein MNGNTPYAGTPDVTQAGQRASADVVELSSEQTRALRDSVTDIATLTRQFLPDEYVIGSQVTNGATGPQATVSVQPPVGHIVSAGFEPDNDELDDELIDAEERDEVARGLAASAVLQVKQAVEDKITPTAR; this is encoded by the coding sequence ATGAATGGAAATACTCCCTACGCTGGTACACCCGACGTGACGCAGGCCGGACAGCGTGCGTCTGCCGATGTCGTCGAACTCTCTTCCGAACAGACGCGCGCGCTTCGAGACAGTGTGACCGACATTGCCACGCTGACTCGGCAGTTCCTTCCCGACGAGTACGTCATCGGGTCGCAGGTGACGAACGGTGCAACAGGGCCGCAAGCGACTGTCTCTGTTCAACCACCGGTCGGCCACATCGTCAGCGCCGGATTCGAACCCGACAACGACGAACTGGATGACGAACTCATCGACGCAGAGGAACGTGACGAAGTTGCTCGTGGATTAGCCGCGAGTGCCGTACTCCAAGTAAAACAGGCAGTCGAAGACAAGATTACTCCGACCGCCCGATAG
- a CDS encoding pyruvoyl-dependent arginine decarboxylase gives MSTIRVVWGTASGPTKMSSYDAALADANVHNYNLVSVSSVIPADTPVEAVGTAPDLGPAGNRLTVVEARATRPGPGHVSAGLGWTESDGPGLFYEAAGETDAEEIEERVRAGLEAGRKLRDWEFSDEAVKTVTENAEPGTYVTAVVLAVYGESEPIC, from the coding sequence ATGAGCACGATTCGGGTCGTCTGGGGAACCGCGAGCGGGCCGACGAAGATGTCGTCCTACGACGCGGCGCTCGCGGACGCGAACGTCCACAACTACAATCTCGTCTCCGTCTCGTCTGTCATTCCGGCCGACACGCCGGTCGAAGCAGTCGGCACCGCGCCCGACCTCGGTCCGGCCGGAAATCGCCTGACCGTAGTGGAAGCGCGCGCAACGCGTCCCGGGCCGGGCCACGTTTCGGCAGGACTGGGTTGGACGGAAAGCGACGGCCCCGGACTCTTCTACGAGGCCGCGGGCGAAACCGACGCGGAGGAAATCGAGGAACGAGTTCGAGCGGGATTGGAAGCAGGGCGAAAACTCCGCGACTGGGAGTTTTCCGACGAAGCCGTGAAAACCGTAACAGAGAACGCCGAACCCGGCACCTACGTCACGGCTGTCGTCCTCGCGGTGTACGGCGAGAGCGAGCCGATTTGTTAG
- a CDS encoding NUDIX hydrolase: MSADSATNPSGDAASEESGETHKNARKSVVAVDADDNNLEIVNRLEAHTGDGIRHRAFTALIFDEDDNILLAQRAPTKRLWDTYWDGTVASHPNPGQSQEEATRQRLEDELGISPDQYDDLRQTDKFEYKRYYPQEGVEHEVCAVLKLTLTDTSLDPVEEEVGGLMWVPYERLYENPRWYRQLRLCPWFEIAMRRDFE; the protein is encoded by the coding sequence ATGAGTGCTGACAGCGCCACCAATCCGTCCGGTGATGCCGCAAGCGAAGAGTCCGGTGAAACCCACAAAAACGCCCGCAAATCGGTCGTCGCCGTGGACGCCGACGACAACAATTTGGAAATCGTCAACCGCCTCGAAGCCCACACGGGCGACGGCATCCGACACCGGGCGTTCACCGCGCTCATCTTCGACGAGGACGACAACATCCTGCTGGCTCAGCGCGCGCCGACCAAGCGCCTCTGGGACACCTACTGGGACGGCACCGTCGCCTCCCACCCGAATCCCGGCCAATCGCAGGAGGAGGCCACACGCCAGCGTCTCGAAGACGAACTCGGTATCTCGCCCGACCAGTACGACGACCTACGGCAGACGGACAAGTTCGAGTACAAGCGCTACTACCCCCAGGAAGGCGTCGAACACGAGGTCTGTGCAGTTCTGAAACTCACGCTGACGGACACCTCCCTCGACCCCGTCGAAGAGGAAGTCGGCGGCCTAATGTGGGTGCCCTACGAGCGCCTGTACGAGAATCCGCGTTGGTACCGCCAACTGCGACTCTGCCCGTGGTTCGAAATCGCCATGCGCCGCGACTTCGAGTAG
- a CDS encoding DUF5812 family protein has protein sequence MTEKTSTFLVTHAEEESAVLKDVHDGQVHTLSENPGVETDDAVDATVAAEPPMEMTWEVVDIDDQRPLRVHESEEPPTVHERDIAAEQEVGDLERTERAGIGEIHVLSVSAEETETAVSDVLDDEGTLARAARLGVNRVEIRSEDGVVSVRYLP, from the coding sequence ATGACAGAAAAGACGAGCACGTTCCTCGTCACGCATGCAGAGGAAGAATCGGCGGTGCTGAAGGACGTTCACGACGGGCAGGTTCACACCCTCTCGGAAAATCCCGGCGTCGAAACTGACGACGCCGTAGACGCCACGGTCGCCGCCGAACCGCCGATGGAGATGACGTGGGAAGTGGTGGACATCGACGACCAGCGACCACTCAGGGTTCACGAGAGCGAGGAACCACCCACGGTACACGAGCGCGACATCGCCGCGGAACAGGAGGTCGGCGACCTCGAACGAACCGAACGCGCCGGAATCGGCGAAATTCACGTCCTCTCGGTGTCGGCAGAGGAAACTGAAACCGCCGTGAGCGACGTGCTGGACGACGAAGGGACCCTTGCACGTGCGGCCCGACTCGGCGTGAACCGCGTCGAAATCCGGTCGGAGGACGGCGTGGTGAGCGTTCGGTATTTGCCGTGA
- a CDS encoding ArsR/SmtB family transcription factor, translating to MSSPERYDVPKLPENSVLDLEDYLAMQRAIGEKSRYRILAELLREGEMSATELVDALEMKSNTLHYHLDELVAVGLVANRKRKERGADGLYSYYVATSLGSAVMQHGIGELIREEHDIRSRYS from the coding sequence GTGTCTTCACCGGAACGCTACGACGTCCCAAAACTGCCCGAAAACAGCGTCCTCGACTTGGAGGACTATCTCGCCATGCAGAGAGCAATCGGCGAGAAATCACGCTACAGAATCCTCGCGGAACTCCTCCGCGAGGGCGAGATGAGTGCGACCGAACTCGTTGACGCACTCGAAATGAAATCGAACACCCTTCATTACCATCTGGACGAACTCGTTGCTGTCGGATTGGTCGCAAACAGAAAGCGAAAAGAGCGCGGCGCTGACGGCCTCTACTCCTATTATGTCGCCACCTCACTTGGTAGTGCAGTCATGCAACACGGCATCGGCGAACTCATCCGCGAGGAACACGACATCCGCAGTCGCTACAGCTAA
- a CDS encoding nucleoside phosphorylase, whose amino-acid sequence MAMQPHLLVDEGDLNDIALIPGDPGRVDRIAKQCDSSDVVSENREYKIVNAEYEGVPLTICSTGIGCPSATIAIEEMEAVGVETVIRVGTTGALQKNIEIGDMVVATGAAKDEGTTRRYEKDTYPAVPEYNVLSALVDSAEANDEDVHVGPIASDDAFYAETDEYVSDWEDANILSVEMEAAAVFSVARRKGMRSGAICTVDGNLVKGTQKGTDTEDDELPEKAKNNVERAIRISLDAVVSLSE is encoded by the coding sequence ATGGCAATGCAACCGCACCTGCTCGTAGACGAGGGCGACTTGAACGACATCGCGCTGATTCCCGGCGACCCGGGCCGGGTTGACCGAATCGCAAAGCAGTGCGATTCCTCGGACGTCGTCTCCGAGAACCGCGAGTACAAAATCGTCAACGCGGAGTATGAGGGCGTTCCCCTGACGATTTGCTCGACCGGTATCGGCTGTCCCTCCGCGACCATCGCCATCGAGGAGATGGAGGCAGTCGGCGTCGAAACCGTGATTCGCGTCGGCACGACCGGCGCGCTTCAGAAGAACATCGAAATCGGCGACATGGTCGTCGCCACGGGTGCGGCCAAGGACGAGGGGACGACCCGACGCTACGAGAAGGACACCTACCCGGCGGTGCCGGAGTACAACGTCCTCTCCGCGCTGGTCGATTCCGCGGAAGCCAACGACGAAGACGTTCACGTCGGGCCGATTGCATCCGACGACGCCTTCTACGCCGAAACCGACGAGTACGTCTCGGATTGGGAAGACGCGAACATCCTCTCCGTCGAGATGGAAGCGGCCGCGGTGTTCTCCGTCGCCCGCCGGAAGGGAATGCGCTCCGGAGCCATCTGTACGGTTGACGGCAACCTCGTGAAGGGTACCCAGAAGGGCACCGATACCGAGGACGACGAACTGCCCGAAAAAGCGAAAAACAACGTCGAGCGAGCGATTCGAATCTCGCTGGACGCAGTCGTCTCGCTGTCGGAGTAA